In Herbaspirillum sp. WKF16, one genomic interval encodes:
- the queC gene encoding 7-cyano-7-deazaguanine synthase QueC → MSDISPDAIAPTVKTQSALVLFSGGQDSTTCLAWALSRYQRVETIGFDYGQRHAIELTVRPALLEKIRGFSPQWESRLGEDHMIDLGLIGAISDTALTRDVAIAMNDNGLPNTFVPGRNLLFMTVAATLAYRRGLNVLVGGMCETDFSGYPDCRDDTMKALQVALNLGMATQLKVETPLMWIDKAETWELAESLGGAPLVDLVRADTHTCYLGERGALHDWGHGCGACPACALRARGYRQYAARRQAA, encoded by the coding sequence ATGTCCGACATTTCCCCCGACGCAATCGCCCCGACCGTCAAGACCCAGAGCGCGCTGGTGCTGTTTTCCGGCGGCCAGGATTCCACCACTTGCCTGGCCTGGGCGCTGTCGCGCTACCAGCGCGTGGAAACCATCGGCTTCGACTACGGCCAGCGCCACGCCATCGAGCTGACCGTGCGCCCGGCGCTGCTGGAAAAGATCAGGGGCTTCTCGCCGCAATGGGAGTCGCGCCTGGGCGAGGACCACATGATCGACCTCGGCCTGATCGGCGCCATTTCCGACACCGCGCTCACGCGCGACGTCGCGATCGCCATGAACGACAACGGCCTGCCCAACACCTTCGTGCCCGGCCGCAACCTGCTGTTCATGACGGTGGCGGCCACGCTGGCCTACCGCCGCGGGCTCAACGTGCTGGTGGGCGGCATGTGCGAGACCGATTTCTCCGGCTACCCCGACTGCCGCGACGACACCATGAAGGCCTTGCAGGTCGCGCTCAACCTGGGCATGGCCACGCAGCTGAAAGTGGAGACCCCGCTGATGTGGATCGACAAGGCCGAGACCTGGGAGCTGGCCGAATCGCTGGGCGGCGCGCCGCTGGTCGACCTGGTCCGCGCCGACACCCACACCTGCTACCTGGGCGAGCGCGGCGCGCTGCACGACTGGGGCCACGGCTGCGGCGCCTGCCCGGCCTGCGCCCTGCGCGCGCGCGGCTATCGCCAGTATGCCGCGCGCCGCCAGGCGGCCTGA
- a CDS encoding penicillin-binding protein 1A, whose translation MHWSLRIVLGLFGTLFGLVVMALLGVTFIVALTYPKLPDLDTLTDYRPKIPLRIFSADGVLIGEFGEERRNMVHFKEIPEIMKKAVLAIEDDRFYEHGGVDYQGIARATFSNLSGGGGGASTITQQVARNFFLTSNEPTFLQKATRKFFYEIPLAWKIENNLTKDQILEVYMNQIYLGQRAYGFASAAQIYFGKQLKDITIAEAAMLAGLPKAPSAYNPVVNPKRAHARQQYILLRMRQLGYISEPQYLVARDEELRVKGDSSAFGMHAEYVAEMARQLIYSQYKDETYTRGLNVFTTITKTDQDAAYIALRRGIIDYERRHGYRGPEGYMELPENASKEAVEDAVEVELADHPDSDDMVSAVVLEAKPKEITAMLATGEEISISGSGLGFGANLLSDKAPPQKKIRRGAIIRVFQDGKSWIITQMPEVESAFVSVNSQDGAIRSLVGGFDFNRNKFNHVTQAWRQPGSSFKPFIYSSSLEKGLSPATIINDAPLTFTQTGGQVWQPKNYGGKFEGPISMRRALQKSINLVSIRILERVGVKYAQEYITRFGFDADKNPPYLTLALGAGNVTPLQMVGAYSVFANGGYKVNPYLITKVTDNNGDVLSQAKPATAEDESNRVIDARNAFIMDSMLRDVVRHGTAVKALSLKRTDLAGKTGTTNDSMDAWFAGYQPGLTAIAWIGYDQPKSLGDRETGGGLALPVWISYMSKALKDVPNVDRKVPDGVIEAGGEFYYAEYPPNAMVRDLGMGDHSGLTPEEEKAKTQMKNELF comes from the coding sequence ATGCACTGGTCCCTGCGCATCGTCCTGGGCCTGTTCGGCACCCTATTCGGCCTGGTCGTCATGGCGCTGCTGGGCGTGACCTTCATCGTCGCCCTGACCTATCCCAAGCTGCCCGACCTCGACACCCTGACCGACTACCGGCCCAAGATCCCGCTGCGCATCTTCTCGGCCGACGGCGTGCTGATCGGCGAGTTCGGCGAGGAACGGCGCAACATGGTGCACTTCAAGGAGATCCCCGAGATCATGAAGAAGGCCGTGCTCGCCATCGAGGACGACCGCTTCTACGAGCACGGCGGCGTGGATTACCAGGGCATCGCGCGCGCCACCTTCTCCAACCTGTCGGGCGGCGGCGGCGGCGCCTCCACCATCACCCAGCAGGTGGCGCGCAACTTCTTCCTGACCAGCAACGAGCCGACCTTCCTGCAGAAGGCCACGCGCAAGTTCTTCTATGAGATCCCGCTGGCCTGGAAGATCGAGAACAACCTGACCAAGGACCAGATCCTCGAGGTCTACATGAACCAGATCTATCTGGGCCAGCGCGCCTACGGCTTCGCCTCGGCCGCCCAGATCTATTTCGGCAAGCAACTGAAGGACATCACCATCGCCGAAGCGGCCATGCTGGCCGGCCTGCCCAAGGCGCCGTCGGCCTACAACCCGGTGGTGAACCCCAAGCGCGCCCATGCGCGCCAGCAGTACATCCTGCTGCGCATGCGCCAGCTGGGCTACATCAGCGAGCCGCAATACCTGGTGGCCAGGGATGAGGAGCTGCGCGTCAAGGGCGACAGCTCGGCCTTCGGCATGCACGCCGAATACGTCGCCGAAATGGCGCGCCAGCTGATCTACTCGCAGTACAAGGACGAGACCTATACACGCGGCCTGAACGTCTTCACCACCATCACCAAGACCGACCAGGACGCCGCCTACATCGCCCTGCGCCGCGGCATCATCGACTACGAGCGGCGTCACGGCTATCGCGGCCCGGAAGGCTACATGGAGCTGCCGGAGAACGCCTCCAAGGAAGCCGTGGAAGACGCCGTCGAGGTCGAGCTGGCCGATCACCCGGACAGCGACGACATGGTCTCGGCCGTGGTGCTGGAAGCCAAGCCCAAGGAAATCACGGCGATGCTGGCCACCGGCGAAGAGATCAGCATCTCGGGTTCGGGCCTGGGCTTCGGCGCCAACCTGCTGTCGGACAAGGCGCCGCCGCAGAAGAAGATCCGGCGCGGCGCCATCATCCGCGTGTTCCAGGACGGCAAGAGCTGGATCATCACGCAGATGCCGGAGGTGGAGTCGGCCTTCGTCTCGGTCAACTCCCAGGACGGCGCGATCCGTTCGCTGGTGGGCGGCTTCGACTTCAACCGCAACAAATTCAACCACGTGACCCAGGCGTGGCGCCAGCCGGGCTCGTCGTTCAAGCCCTTCATCTACTCCTCGTCGCTGGAGAAGGGACTCTCGCCGGCCACCATCATCAACGATGCGCCGCTGACCTTCACCCAGACCGGCGGCCAGGTGTGGCAACCCAAGAACTACGGCGGCAAGTTCGAGGGCCCGATCTCGATGCGACGCGCGCTGCAGAAGTCGATCAACCTGGTCTCGATCCGCATCCTGGAGCGCGTGGGCGTGAAGTATGCGCAGGAGTACATCACCCGCTTCGGCTTCGACGCCGACAAGAACCCGCCCTACCTGACGCTGGCGCTGGGCGCCGGCAACGTCACGCCGCTGCAGATGGTGGGCGCGTACTCGGTGTTCGCCAACGGCGGCTACAAGGTCAACCCTTACCTGATCACCAAGGTCACCGACAACAACGGCGACGTGCTCTCGCAGGCCAAGCCGGCCACCGCCGAGGATGAGTCCAACCGCGTGATCGACGCGCGCAATGCCTTCATCATGGACAGCATGCTGCGCGACGTGGTGCGCCACGGCACCGCGGTCAAGGCGTTGTCGCTGAAGCGCACCGACCTGGCCGGCAAGACCGGCACCACCAACGACTCGATGGACGCCTGGTTCGCCGGCTACCAGCCGGGCCTGACCGCGATCGCCTGGATCGGCTACGACCAGCCCAAGAGCCTGGGCGACCGCGAAACCGGCGGCGGCCTGGCCCTGCCGGTGTGGATCAGCTACATGTCCAAGGCCCTCAAGGACGTGCCCAACGTCGACCGCAAGGTGCCCGACGGCGTGATCGAAGCCGGCGGCGAGTTCTACTACGCCGAGTACCCGCCCAACGCCATGGTGCGCGACCTGGGCATGGGCGACCATTCCGGCCTGACGCCGGAAGAGGAAAAGGCCAAGACGCAGATGAAGAACGAATTGTTCTGA
- a CDS encoding DUF3108 domain-containing protein, producing MTDVSRNSSRIPRRWPRLLALALLSLALHLLLVDWGKRHLLGTAAQDEPVLTVELRPLPPPRQPVSLPVAKPAAPKKTAAAPARKAPPPTPIEPPDEPIRETVETIAPQPAVTAAAEAGAASGNGNGKAEASPGQGDDTGPAQAQAPTAAGEHYDTNPPPSARLGYDAQSTRDGLPNPYRGTTTLDWKNDGRNYHLEVITKALWITWANFSSRGAIDAFGVSPELYTEQTGRRAATNTHFQRERKLISFSASTETYPRRGGEQDRASVLLQLAAIGRGDATRFQPGSVIDLFVAGARDGEVWRIQVLGEEQIRLPIGELRAWHVARMPTPGTYDKRIDIWLAPQHEWYPARVLYTDLRRDGEVVDLKLSEIERPASTETIENNSAPAAQNR from the coding sequence ATGACCGATGTCTCCCGCAATTCTTCCCGCATACCCAGGCGATGGCCGCGCCTGCTGGCGCTGGCCCTGCTCTCGCTGGCGCTGCACCTGCTGCTGGTGGATTGGGGCAAGCGCCACCTGCTGGGCACGGCCGCGCAGGATGAACCGGTCCTCACGGTGGAACTGCGCCCGCTGCCGCCGCCGCGACAACCGGTGTCGCTGCCGGTAGCCAAGCCTGCCGCGCCCAAAAAAACCGCCGCCGCGCCTGCGCGCAAGGCACCGCCGCCGACGCCGATCGAACCGCCCGACGAACCCATCCGCGAGACAGTGGAAACCATCGCCCCGCAACCGGCCGTCACCGCAGCCGCCGAGGCGGGCGCGGCATCTGGCAATGGCAATGGCAAAGCGGAGGCCAGCCCCGGACAAGGCGACGACACCGGCCCCGCGCAAGCGCAAGCGCCGACGGCGGCCGGCGAGCACTACGACACCAACCCGCCGCCCAGCGCGCGGCTGGGCTACGATGCGCAAAGCACGCGCGACGGTCTTCCCAATCCCTACCGCGGCACCACCACGCTGGACTGGAAAAACGACGGCCGCAACTATCACCTGGAAGTCATCACGAAAGCGCTCTGGATTACCTGGGCCAACTTCTCCAGCCGCGGCGCCATCGACGCCTTCGGCGTCTCGCCCGAGTTGTATACCGAACAGACCGGGCGCAGGGCCGCCACCAACACCCACTTCCAGCGGGAACGCAAGCTGATCAGCTTTTCAGCCTCCACCGAAACCTATCCGCGCCGCGGCGGCGAACAGGATCGCGCCAGCGTGCTCTTGCAGCTGGCGGCAATCGGCCGCGGCGATGCCACAAGGTTCCAACCCGGCTCGGTGATCGATTTGTTCGTGGCGGGCGCGCGCGACGGCGAGGTGTGGCGCATCCAGGTGCTGGGGGAGGAACAGATCCGGCTGCCGATCGGCGAGCTGCGGGCCTGGCATGTGGCGCGCATGCCCACGCCCGGCACCTACGACAAGCGCATCGACATCTGGCTGGCGCCGCAGCACGAATGGTATCCGGCGCGGGTGCTCTATACTGACCTGCGCCGGGACGGCGAGGTCGTCGACCTGAAGCTGTCGGAAATCGAGCGGCCGGCGTCGACCGAAACAATTGAGAACAATTCTGCGCCCGCCGCGCAGAACCGGTAA
- a CDS encoding DUF3108 domain-containing protein: protein MTTFPPARLRTTLIAAALSGALAASAALAADANAPHPVEKRAFNLPPSAELNYSIDAKQSGLDVKGQGLVKWTNGKTSYAVSTETRAMLLGKILETSSEGAVDAYGMAPDRFVEKRLRRDPSTTTFNREQNKITFTQSAESFPLQGGEQDRTGITWQLVAVARANAAKMTPGSEWKFFVAGPRDAEQWSFKVVGRERIRTPQGEIDAVHVFRAPPPDAQGQKLDIWLAPKQEWYPVRLKFTDPDGDYIEQTLDSVKKTN, encoded by the coding sequence ATGACAACATTCCCTCCCGCACGACTCCGCACCACCCTCATCGCCGCCGCATTATCGGGCGCGCTGGCAGCCTCCGCGGCGCTGGCCGCCGACGCCAATGCCCCGCACCCGGTCGAGAAACGCGCCTTCAACCTGCCGCCCTCGGCCGAGCTGAACTATTCCATCGACGCCAAGCAGAGCGGCCTGGACGTGAAGGGCCAGGGCCTGGTGAAATGGACCAACGGCAAGACCTCCTACGCCGTCAGCACCGAAACCCGCGCAATGCTGCTGGGCAAGATCCTCGAGACCAGCAGCGAAGGCGCGGTCGACGCCTACGGCATGGCGCCCGACCGCTTCGTCGAGAAGCGCCTGCGCCGCGATCCGTCCACCACCACCTTCAACCGCGAACAGAACAAGATCACCTTCACGCAATCGGCCGAGAGCTTCCCGCTGCAGGGCGGCGAGCAGGACCGCACCGGCATCACCTGGCAACTGGTGGCGGTGGCGCGGGCCAATGCGGCGAAGATGACGCCGGGCTCGGAATGGAAGTTCTTCGTGGCCGGCCCGCGCGACGCCGAACAATGGAGCTTCAAGGTAGTGGGCCGCGAGAGGATCAGGACGCCGCAGGGCGAGATCGACGCCGTGCACGTCTTCCGCGCGCCGCCGCCGGACGCCCAAGGCCAGAAGCTCGACATCTGGCTGGCGCCGAAGCAGGAGTGGTATCCGGTGCGCCTCAAGTTCACCGATCCGGACGGCGACTATATCGAACAGACGCTGGATTCGGTCAAGAAAACCAACTAA
- a CDS encoding serine hydrolase domain-containing protein translates to MRNRRTSRRLAGVAAALLALLAAAEGARRAADLPSLPTLVDLQFDLTPRSRSYKVFDANPIARSAHPAPLPTSLQPLEIAVPWKDGGALKLADFLATTHTQAFLVVQDGRIAYERYIDGDDASSRFASFSVAKSFVATLTGAALAQGAIKSLQEPIGNYLKPGEIDPAYAGITIGQLLDMRGGIDVDERYGGSLTSPVVRMFVTTDLTSFIARRHGLRFAPGSRFEYRSIDTLVLSRVLARATGMRLSDYAQRTLWEPLGMEQDASWSTDSDRHGVEKAFCCINTTARDFAKLGLLYLNEGRAGGKQIVAPAWTGEPRLPVNDGAVLDYRNGWWIPPGNAADRDFTAIGVFGQYIYVNPATRTVIVKLSDHGVEQDEVLTLLALRRISHHVSGRD, encoded by the coding sequence ATGCGCAACCGCAGAACATCCCGGCGCCTGGCCGGCGTCGCCGCCGCGCTGCTGGCGCTGCTGGCGGCCGCCGAAGGAGCGCGGCGCGCGGCCGACCTGCCCAGCCTGCCGACCCTGGTCGACCTGCAGTTCGACCTGACTCCGCGCAGCCGCAGCTACAAGGTGTTCGACGCCAACCCGATCGCGCGCTCGGCCCATCCGGCGCCGCTGCCGACCTCGCTCCAGCCGCTGGAGATCGCCGTGCCCTGGAAGGACGGCGGCGCGCTCAAGCTGGCGGACTTCCTGGCGACCACCCATACGCAAGCCTTCCTGGTGGTGCAGGACGGGCGCATCGCCTACGAACGCTACATCGACGGCGACGACGCCTCCTCGCGCTTCGCCTCGTTCTCGGTGGCCAAGTCCTTCGTCGCCACGCTGACCGGCGCGGCGCTGGCGCAGGGCGCGATCAAGTCGCTGCAGGAGCCGATCGGCAACTACCTCAAACCCGGCGAGATCGACCCGGCCTATGCCGGCATCACCATCGGCCAGCTGCTCGACATGCGCGGCGGCATCGACGTCGACGAGCGCTATGGCGGCTCGCTGACCTCGCCGGTGGTGCGCATGTTCGTCACCACCGACCTGACCAGCTTCATCGCCCGCCGCCATGGCCTGCGCTTCGCGCCCGGCTCGCGCTTCGAGTACCGCAGCATCGACACCCTGGTGCTCTCCCGCGTGCTGGCGCGCGCAACCGGCATGCGCCTGTCGGACTACGCCCAGCGCACCCTGTGGGAGCCGCTGGGCATGGAGCAGGACGCCAGCTGGAGCACCGACAGCGACCGCCATGGCGTGGAGAAGGCGTTCTGCTGCATCAACACCACCGCGCGCGACTTCGCCAAGCTGGGCCTGCTCTACCTCAACGAAGGCCGCGCCGGCGGCAAGCAGATCGTCGCCCCCGCCTGGACCGGCGAGCCGCGCCTGCCGGTCAACGACGGCGCCGTCCTCGATTACCGCAATGGCTGGTGGATCCCGCCCGGCAACGCGGCCGACCGCGACTTCACGGCCATCGGCGTGTTCGGGCAATACATCTACGTCAACCCGGCCACGCGCACCGTGATCGTCAAGCTCAGCGACCACGGCGTGGAGCAGGACGAGGTGCTGACGCTGCTGGCCCTGCGCAGGATCAGCCACCACGTGTCCGGCCGGGACTGA